One genomic region from Nostoc sphaeroides encodes:
- a CDS encoding type I restriction enzyme HsdR N-terminal domain-containing protein gives MPFSDFTNPYQNPANIPQKYRQHINLLKLFKADGSYVRPAEDPVTMWALQILVEEYGVPLEAMELELNSDFAEGTYQSGRRYQGRVDIVVYDDRYADSIGNLDVAFIMVEAMEPSKKVGGTEGEGWVDHLNRLNAYMSASPSARYAILTSGKHTVIYRRDLEYPRKLEIIGDLQKYESAREAAKHSFYTVILNPSEPDGIQTGLTPLTRDKFREVLGDTRSGCHSILRDNEGLQPQEAVDAMVKFLFAKWYDEQATIDLVKQTGESRAYVFNVSNEIAFIK, from the coding sequence ATGCCTTTCTCTGATTTTACTAATCCTTACCAAAATCCGGCTAACATACCACAGAAGTATCGCCAGCATATAAATCTACTGAAGTTATTTAAAGCTGATGGTTCTTATGTGCGTCCAGCAGAAGACCCTGTGACGATGTGGGCGCTTCAGATTTTAGTAGAAGAGTACGGTGTTCCACTAGAGGCAATGGAACTAGAACTAAATTCAGATTTTGCCGAGGGAACTTATCAAAGTGGGCGACGCTATCAAGGACGTGTAGACATTGTAGTTTACGATGACCGTTATGCTGATTCTATAGGTAATTTGGATGTAGCCTTCATTATGGTGGAGGCTATGGAACCAAGTAAAAAAGTTGGCGGGACTGAGGGCGAAGGTTGGGTTGATCATCTTAACCGACTCAATGCTTACATGAGTGCTTCACCATCTGCCCGTTATGCCATTTTAACCAGTGGTAAACATACAGTAATTTATCGTCGTGACCTTGAATATCCAAGAAAGTTAGAAATAATTGGTGATTTGCAGAAGTATGAAAGCGCCCGTGAAGCCGCAAAGCACAGTTTTTATACTGTAATTCTTAATCCCAGTGAACCAGATGGGATTCAAACCGGACTCACGCCCCTAACCCGTGATAAGTTTCGGGAGGTTTTGGGAGATACGCGTTCTGGTTGTCACTCAATTCTGAGAGATAACGAGGGTTTGCAGCCACAAGAAGCTGTTGATGCAATGGTTAAATTCTTGTTTGCTAAGTGGTATGACGAACAGGCAACAATTGACTTGGTAAAGCAAACAGGAGAATCACGGGCTTATGTATTTAATGTTAGTAATGAAATAGCTTTTATAAAGTGA
- a CDS encoding helix-turn-helix domain-containing protein has protein sequence MKEGSKYQPLLEFLRGNDQNEITLSFAEIETLINDILPESARNKRAWWSNRSKGALQASAWIEAGYRVEEVDFDKQQIKFYKPPNNFQVQLKGDTVLWNGELIKALRLHMGLTQAEFAERLGVYQQTVSQWENSAYQPTLATSKYLTLVADQAGFKYIETG, from the coding sequence ATGAAGGAGGGCAGCAAGTACCAGCCACTCCTTGAATTTTTGCGTGGCAATGATCAAAATGAAATAACTTTATCATTTGCTGAAATTGAGACTTTAATAAATGATATTTTGCCTGAATCAGCAAGAAATAAACGGGCATGGTGGAGTAATCGCAGCAAAGGCGCATTACAAGCTTCAGCTTGGATAGAAGCAGGATATCGCGTTGAGGAAGTTGATTTTGATAAGCAACAAATAAAATTTTATAAACCTCCTAATAACTTTCAAGTTCAGCTTAAAGGTGACACTGTACTGTGGAATGGCGAATTAATCAAAGCACTACGTCTTCACATGGGTTTAACACAGGCAGAGTTTGCAGAAAGGCTAGGTGTCTATCAACAAACAGTCAGTCAATGGGAAAACAGCGCCTATCAGCCAACTCTCGCTACATCGAAATATCTAACTTTAGTTGCTGATCAGGCTGGATTCAAATACATAGAAACAGGCTAG
- a CDS encoding UPF0175 family protein gives MQITIEIPDDIAHQLANTPDQLSRRALESLVVEGYRHRQISTAQVQRLLNLSSRLATDAFLKAYEAYLPYTVADLEQDLQAIDQAITQQ, from the coding sequence ATGCAAATTACCATCGAAATACCCGATGACATTGCCCATCAACTCGCTAATACCCCTGACCAACTTTCTCGCCGCGCCTTAGAATCGCTAGTGGTTGAAGGTTATCGCCATCGGCAAATTTCTACTGCTCAAGTTCAACGTCTGTTAAATCTTTCTTCTCGACTTGCTACCGATGCTTTTCTTAAAGCCTATGAAGCTTACCTACCCTACACCGTAGCTGACTTAGAGCAAGACTTGCAAGCTATTGACCAAGCAATTACTCAGCAATGA
- a CDS encoding DUF3368 domain-containing protein gives MIVVCDTSPLCYLILIDCVEILPQLFGRITIPNAVCTELLAEGSYIQVQNWIAQPPSWLEIQTTTPLLPNLSSKLGIGEQETISLAVQLNAALIILDDMDARQAAIAQGLNVTGLLGVLYRAGTQDIIDFPNAISKLQLTTFRASSALIQSFLDRYYQEQG, from the coding sequence ATGATAGTTGTTTGCGATACTTCACCTTTGTGCTATCTCATCTTGATTGATTGTGTTGAAATTCTGCCTCAACTTTTCGGTCGCATCACCATCCCCAATGCCGTCTGCACAGAACTTCTTGCCGAAGGTTCTTACATCCAAGTTCAAAACTGGATTGCCCAACCTCCAAGCTGGTTAGAGATTCAAACTACCACGCCTCTATTACCCAACTTATCTAGCAAACTTGGTATAGGTGAGCAAGAAACCATTTCTCTGGCTGTCCAACTCAATGCCGCCCTAATTATCTTAGATGATATGGATGCTCGACAAGCAGCGATCGCACAAGGTCTTAATGTCACAGGCTTACTCGGTGTTCTTTATCGTGCAGGAACCCAAGATATAATTGATTTTCCTAACGCCATTTCTAAATTGCAATTAACCACCTTTCGTGCATCTTCTGCCCTCATCCAAAGTTTTTTAGATCGTTATTACCAAGAACAAGGTTAA
- a CDS encoding addiction module protein, with product MTLEQLEAEVLALPKDSQVILLARLLERLGQESGIDQEIAASWAEEAQKRDEDMNTNQITGIPAEEVFQRVRASLQ from the coding sequence ATGACCCTTGAACAGCTTGAAGCCGAAGTTCTTGCACTTCCAAAAGATTCTCAAGTGATTTTATTAGCAAGATTACTGGAAAGATTGGGTCAAGAAAGTGGAATAGATCAAGAAATTGCGGCTAGTTGGGCTGAAGAAGCCCAGAAGCGTGATGAAGATATGAACACCAATCAAATTACTGGTATTCCGGCTGAAGAAGTGTTTCAACGAGTTCGTGCATCTTTACAATGA
- a CDS encoding type II toxin-antitoxin system HicA family toxin: MKRRDLISKIEEMGCIFVRHGGKHDWYQNPITKISQAVPRHR, encoded by the coding sequence ATGAAACGAAGAGATTTAATCAGTAAGATTGAAGAAATGGGTTGTATCTTCGTTCGTCATGGTGGCAAACATGATTGGTATCAGAATCCAATAACAAAAATTTCTCAAGCCGTTCCCAGACATAGGTAA
- a CDS encoding type II toxin-antitoxin system HicB family antitoxin, with protein sequence MTKKKYIYWQDDDMWLGYLEEYPDYWTQGETEEELRENLLDIYSELTSGNIQNIRRVAELEVS encoded by the coding sequence ATGACAAAGAAGAAATACATTTACTGGCAAGATGATGATATGTGGTTAGGGTATCTTGAAGAATATCCTGACTATTGGACTCAGGGTGAAACTGAAGAGGAGTTAAGAGAAAATTTACTCGATATTTACAGTGAATTAACAAGTGGAAATATCCAAAATATTCGTAGAGTTGCAGAACTTGAAGTTTCATGA
- a CDS encoding NAD(P)H-quinone oxidoreductase subunit 5 yields MEVIYQYAWLIPVFPLLGAMLVGLGLISLNQVTNRLRQLNAVVIISMMAAAMGMSFALLWSQIQGHASYIRTFEWAAAGNFHLSMGYTIDHLTALMLVIVTTVACLVMVYTDGYMAHDPGYVRFYAYLSLFGSSMLGLVVSPNLVQIYIFWELVGMCSYLLVGFWYDRKSAADAAQKAFVTNRVGDFGLLLGILGLFWATGSFDFNIMGDRLAQLVESGSISNFLAVLFAILVFLGPVAKSAQFPLHVWLPDAMEGPTPISALIHAATMVAAGVFLIARMYPVFEDVPVAMNVIAFTGAFTAFLGATIAITQNDIKKGLAYSTISQLGYMVMAMGIGSYSAGLFHLMTHAYFKAMLFLGSGSVIHGMEGVVGHDPALAQDMRLMGGLRKYMPVTATTFLIGCLAISGIPPFAGFWSKDEILGKAFEANPLLWFIGWLTAGITAFYMFRMYFSTFEGKFRGNDEKIKEKLKKAAATIVLELESEEPVPNFGPGAMKKGELAATQHHDSHDSHGHHSDSPHESPWTMTLPLALLAVPSILIGLVGTPYANYFEEFIFPPSETLSEVIEKAAEFNPTEFYIMAGASVGISLIAITLASLMYLRRKIDPAAIAAKIQPLYELSLNKWYFDDIYHRVFVLGLRRVARQVMEVDFRVVDGAVNLTGFFTLVSGEGLKYLENGRAQFYALIVFGAVLGLVIVFGVT; encoded by the coding sequence ATGGAAGTAATCTATCAGTATGCCTGGCTGATTCCGGTGTTCCCTCTTCTTGGGGCAATGCTGGTCGGTCTAGGGTTAATCTCGTTGAATCAGGTGACAAACCGCCTCCGCCAGCTTAATGCTGTGGTGATTATCTCCATGATGGCAGCAGCTATGGGGATGTCGTTTGCCTTGCTCTGGAGTCAAATTCAAGGACATGCGTCTTATATTCGCACCTTTGAGTGGGCAGCAGCAGGTAATTTTCACCTGAGCATGGGCTACACTATTGACCACCTGACAGCCTTAATGCTGGTGATTGTCACAACGGTAGCCTGCTTAGTCATGGTTTACACCGATGGCTACATGGCTCACGATCCCGGTTACGTGAGGTTTTACGCCTATCTCAGTTTGTTTGGCTCCTCAATGTTAGGTCTGGTGGTCAGCCCCAACCTAGTACAGATTTATATATTCTGGGAACTAGTCGGGATGTGTTCCTACTTGCTGGTCGGTTTTTGGTACGATCGCAAGTCAGCAGCAGATGCCGCGCAAAAAGCGTTTGTGACTAACCGCGTGGGCGACTTTGGTCTATTACTCGGCATTTTAGGGCTGTTCTGGGCAACAGGAAGCTTTGATTTTAATATCATGGGCGATCGCCTCGCCCAACTTGTCGAATCAGGTTCTATCAGCAATTTTCTCGCTGTCCTGTTTGCGATTTTAGTTTTCTTAGGGCCAGTTGCGAAATCAGCCCAATTTCCCCTCCACGTCTGGCTACCAGACGCGATGGAAGGCCCCACTCCCATTTCTGCCTTGATTCACGCGGCAACAATGGTGGCGGCTGGTGTTTTCCTCATTGCCCGGATGTACCCAGTATTTGAAGACGTTCCAGTTGCAATGAATGTTATTGCCTTTACTGGGGCGTTTACGGCGTTTTTGGGGGCAACCATTGCCATTACCCAAAACGACATCAAAAAGGGCTTGGCTTACTCCACCATTTCCCAACTTGGTTACATGGTGATGGCAATGGGAATAGGTTCTTACAGTGCTGGACTATTCCACCTGATGACCCACGCCTATTTCAAGGCGATGCTGTTCTTGGGTTCAGGTTCAGTAATTCACGGTATGGAAGGTGTCGTTGGACACGACCCTGCCTTAGCGCAAGATATGCGCTTGATGGGTGGACTGCGAAAATATATGCCTGTCACAGCAACTACCTTTTTGATTGGTTGCTTGGCAATTTCTGGTATCCCACCCTTTGCTGGTTTCTGGTCAAAAGATGAAATTTTAGGGAAGGCTTTTGAAGCTAACCCACTCCTCTGGTTTATCGGCTGGCTAACTGCCGGGATTACGGCTTTCTATATGTTTAGAATGTATTTCTCAACATTTGAAGGCAAATTCCGGGGTAATGACGAGAAAATCAAGGAAAAACTCAAGAAAGCTGCGGCGACAATTGTCCTGGAATTAGAGTCAGAAGAACCAGTCCCGAATTTTGGGCCTGGGGCAATGAAGAAAGGAGAATTGGCGGCAACTCAGCATCATGATTCCCATGACTCCCACGGGCATCACAGCGACTCCCCCCACGAATCGCCGTGGACAATGACGCTGCCGTTGGCACTGTTGGCTGTGCCTTCGATTTTGATTGGTTTGGTGGGAACTCCCTACGCCAATTATTTTGAAGAGTTTATCTTTCCTCCTAGTGAAACCCTCTCCGAAGTTATAGAAAAGGCTGCCGAGTTCAATCCGACGGAATTCTACATCATGGCGGGTGCTTCAGTCGGAATTTCTTTGATTGCGATTACCCTGGCTTCGCTGATGTATTTGCGCCGTAAAATTGACCCGGCTGCGATCGCTGCTAAAATCCAACCACTTTACGAGTTATCCCTCAACAAGTGGTACTTTGATGACATTTACCATCGGGTTTTTGTCCTCGGCTTGCGTCGCGTAGCCAGACAAGTTATGGAAGTTGACTTCCGCGTTGTAGATGGTGCTGTTAACCTCACAGGCTTTTTCACCCTTGTTAGCGGTGAAGGTCTGAAGTACCTAGAAAACGGTCGCGCTCAATTCTATGCCTTGATTGTGTTTGGGGCGGTTTTGGGCTTAGTGATTGTCTTTGGTGTTACCTGA
- a CDS encoding thioredoxin family protein: MVLSVSERTFTQEVLESPIPVLVNFEAPWCGLCRIIHPLLLQFQAQCGEEIKLVGVNADQNFKLSTTYKLKSLPTLLLIENGTIRHRLECFRGREDLRLALEDIKARYTSSSKIYKSSKTVDLECRSA; this comes from the coding sequence ATGGTTTTGTCGGTTAGTGAGCGGACATTTACTCAAGAAGTTTTAGAATCACCTATTCCTGTTTTAGTTAATTTTGAAGCACCTTGGTGTGGCTTGTGTCGGATTATCCACCCACTGTTATTGCAATTTCAAGCCCAATGTGGGGAAGAAATTAAATTAGTTGGGGTTAACGCTGATCAAAATTTTAAATTGTCAACTACTTATAAGCTCAAATCACTACCCACTTTACTATTGATTGAAAATGGCACTATTCGCCATCGCTTGGAATGCTTTCGCGGTAGAGAAGATTTACGTCTAGCTTTAGAAGACATTAAAGCTAGGTACACCAGTAGCTCTAAAATTTACAAGAGTTCAAAAACAGTGGACTTAGAGTGTCGGTCAGCCTGA
- a CDS encoding NnrU family protein — MLLISWLTPSHFVMLGLQIVFAIAHSGGAALRPRAEKYIGPRLYRVLFALVSLPLAVILIIYFFGHRYDGLQLWQVQGVPGVREFVWLLSAISFLFLYPATFNLLEIAAIQKPQVHLYETGIIRITRHPQMVGQIIWCVAHTLWLGTTFTLVTSIGLVLHHLFGVWHGDRRLSDRYGEAFEIAKQRTSIIPFKAIIDGRQSIKWQEFLRPSYLGVVIFIALLWLSHPLLLEATSKIRWEI; from the coding sequence ATGCTGTTGATTTCTTGGTTGACACCCAGTCATTTTGTCATGCTGGGGCTACAAATAGTTTTTGCGATCGCTCACAGTGGAGGCGCTGCTTTGCGTCCAAGGGCCGAAAAATATATTGGCCCAAGGCTTTATCGCGTTCTCTTTGCATTAGTTAGCCTACCTTTGGCTGTCATATTAATTATTTACTTTTTTGGGCATCGATATGATGGTTTGCAACTTTGGCAGGTACAAGGAGTGCCAGGAGTGCGAGAATTTGTTTGGCTGCTGTCAGCTATCTCGTTTTTATTTTTATATCCTGCTACCTTCAATCTACTAGAAATTGCTGCCATTCAAAAGCCCCAAGTTCATCTATACGAAACAGGAATTATTCGGATTACCCGTCATCCCCAGATGGTAGGACAAATAATTTGGTGTGTTGCTCATACTCTGTGGCTGGGTACTACCTTTACCCTTGTGACTTCCATTGGATTGGTGTTGCATCACTTATTTGGAGTTTGGCACGGAGATCGCCGTCTAAGCGATCGCTATGGGGAAGCCTTTGAAATTGCCAAACAACGGACATCAATTATTCCCTTTAAAGCAATTATCGACGGGCGTCAATCTATCAAATGGCAGGAATTTCTTCGCCCTTCTTATTTAGGAGTTGTCATTTTCATAGCTTTGCTTTGGTTATCGCACCCTCTGTTGCTGGAAGCAACTAGTAAGATAAGATGGGAAATTTAG
- a CDS encoding LysR family transcriptional regulator produces MSDLPFTLDQLRILKAIAQEGSFKRAADSLYVSQPAVSLQVQNLERQLDVPLFDRGGRRAQLTEAGHLLLSYGEKILSLCQETCRAIEDLQNLQGGTLIVGASQTTGTYLLPKMIGMFRQKYPDVAVQLHVHSTRRTAWSVANGQVDLAIIGGEIPGELSESLEVVSYAEDELALILPVFHPFSKLEKIQKDDLYKLQFIALDSQSTIRKVIDQVLGRCEIDTRRFKVEMELNSIEAIKNAVQSGLGAAFVSTSAIAKELQMGVLHRTPIEGVVVKRTLWLIFNPNRYRSKAAEAFSREILPQFANPGWSQDVLTLAQKSIVISTLDIATSTSAAED; encoded by the coding sequence ATGTCTGACCTTCCTTTCACTTTAGATCAGTTACGTATCCTCAAAGCGATCGCCCAAGAAGGAAGCTTCAAGCGTGCCGCTGATAGTCTTTACGTTTCCCAACCTGCCGTCAGCTTGCAAGTGCAAAATCTCGAACGGCAGCTAGATGTCCCCCTATTCGATCGGGGAGGACGACGCGCCCAATTAACTGAAGCAGGGCATCTACTCCTAAGTTACGGTGAAAAAATCCTCAGTCTGTGTCAGGAAACCTGCCGCGCGATCGAGGATTTACAAAATCTCCAAGGCGGTACTTTAATTGTCGGTGCTTCTCAAACCACCGGCACTTATCTTTTGCCCAAGATGATCGGTATGTTCCGACAAAAATATCCAGATGTGGCAGTGCAATTACACGTCCACTCTACCCGGCGGACTGCTTGGAGTGTCGCTAACGGACAAGTTGATTTGGCAATTATCGGCGGTGAAATTCCTGGCGAATTATCAGAATCTTTGGAAGTTGTTTCTTACGCTGAAGACGAACTAGCGCTAATCCTACCTGTCTTTCATCCTTTTAGCAAACTAGAAAAAATCCAAAAAGATGACCTATACAAATTACAATTCATTGCCTTAGATTCTCAATCTACTATCCGCAAAGTAATTGACCAAGTGCTAGGACGCTGTGAAATTGATACCAGACGTTTTAAGGTTGAAATGGAATTAAATTCCATTGAAGCAATTAAAAATGCTGTGCAATCTGGTTTGGGGGCTGCCTTTGTTTCAACAAGTGCGATCGCTAAAGAGTTACAAATGGGTGTTCTGCACCGTACCCCCATTGAAGGCGTTGTCGTCAAACGGACACTGTGGCTGATTTTTAATCCTAATCGCTATAGATCCAAGGCCGCAGAAGCTTTTAGTCGGGAAATTTTGCCCCAGTTTGCTAATCCTGGATGGAGTCAAGATGTGTTAACATTGGCACAAAAAAGCATAGTAATATCTACATTGGATATAGCGACATCCACCTCTGCCGCCGAAGACTAA
- a CDS encoding serine/threonine-protein kinase, whose product MEVYCTRPRCPRPQNHFADLDDITTLKTTQQKYCTTCGMPLLLDGRYVPVKLLGRGGFGAAFLARDRRIPGMRQCVVKQFQPAGNLSLNQLQQAQLMFEREAEVLSQLGNDHEQIPDLFAFFPVIVNGLQPGQQDQFFYLVQEYIDGQNLEEELVKQGKFSEQQVLEVLQEILKVLKFVHHRSIIHRDIKPSNIMRRRDGRLFLLDFGAVKQVTNVALGSAASSTGIYSMGFAPPEQMAGGQVFPSTDLYALAVTILILLTNQEAIQLFDAYSNQWKWRSQVTVSPRLADILDKMLLPAANQRFQSAQEVLDALNSQAAQAPTQLNSPSVTLPPQPPKGSSPVVPRPSPTQPAFSTVELLGGAAFSGFEGALIAIALFSLVKLPIVTFTVACVILGILIFAQTRRWIEKFDLLIIPTISFAIIFFLPFLQGGLGIQGVVILSVAAALVAISLTAVFRLIYKLLSLLL is encoded by the coding sequence ATGGAAGTTTACTGTACTCGTCCACGTTGCCCACGCCCACAAAACCATTTTGCCGATTTAGATGATATTACGACGCTGAAAACAACGCAGCAGAAGTACTGTACTACCTGTGGTATGCCATTGCTGCTAGATGGTCGATATGTCCCCGTGAAGCTACTGGGAAGGGGGGGATTTGGAGCAGCCTTTTTGGCACGCGATCGCCGAATTCCAGGAATGCGTCAATGCGTAGTTAAGCAGTTTCAACCTGCGGGAAATTTAAGCTTAAATCAACTGCAACAAGCACAGTTGATGTTTGAAAGAGAGGCAGAAGTTTTATCACAACTGGGTAACGATCACGAGCAAATCCCTGACTTGTTTGCTTTCTTTCCAGTCATAGTTAATGGTTTGCAACCAGGACAGCAAGACCAGTTTTTTTACTTGGTACAAGAATACATTGATGGGCAAAATTTAGAAGAAGAATTAGTTAAACAAGGCAAATTTTCTGAGCAGCAAGTGTTGGAGGTGCTGCAAGAAATCCTGAAGGTGCTAAAGTTTGTCCATCATAGAAGCATTATCCACAGAGATATTAAACCCTCTAATATCATGCGCCGTCGTGATGGTAGACTTTTTTTACTAGATTTTGGCGCAGTTAAGCAAGTAACAAATGTTGCACTTGGTTCTGCTGCTTCTTCCACAGGAATTTATTCTATGGGATTTGCACCGCCTGAGCAGATGGCTGGGGGTCAAGTATTTCCATCTACGGATTTATACGCTTTGGCTGTAACTATTCTTATTTTGTTGACAAATCAAGAAGCAATTCAATTATTTGATGCCTATAGCAACCAGTGGAAATGGCGATCGCAAGTGACTGTCAGCCCTCGCCTTGCTGACATATTAGATAAGATGCTGCTACCTGCTGCCAATCAGCGCTTCCAGTCAGCCCAGGAGGTTTTAGATGCACTGAACTCACAGGCGGCTCAAGCCCCTACACAACTTAATTCGCCCTCTGTAACACTTCCGCCACAACCACCTAAAGGTTCTAGTCCCGTCGTCCCCCGCCCTTCACCAACTCAACCAGCGTTTTCGACAGTGGAATTGCTGGGTGGGGCGGCATTTAGTGGATTTGAAGGGGCATTAATTGCGATCGCTCTCTTCAGTCTAGTAAAATTACCAATAGTTACTTTCACTGTTGCATGTGTGATTTTAGGGATACTGATATTTGCCCAAACCAGGCGGTGGATTGAAAAGTTCGATTTATTAATTATTCCGACAATTAGTTTTGCGATTATTTTTTTTCTCCCTTTTTTACAGGGGGGTCTTGGCATTCAGGGAGTAGTAATTTTATCAGTTGCAGCAGCCTTAGTAGCCATTTCTTTAACAGCCGTGTTTCGACTTATTTATAAATTATTATCTCTCTTACTTTAA
- a CDS encoding substrate-binding domain-containing protein yields the protein MSQKNETLSLFLAAIITIGLIFSGLWFFMERWAQLNGTVPKPSESSNTDNSTKQFVNKCNVSNLPEGTFNYGGSTTWAPIRKDVDSVLKSLCPQFNLRYTQPASGQPGSGTGIRMLIDNQLAFSQSSRSVKAEENAEAKQKGFNLKEISVGIDGIAIAVNYNLNIPGLTVAQLKDIYTGKITNWQQVSGPNLPITVYSRSQEAGGTVEFFVENVLNKENFGNNVNYISTTTEAVRKVAATPGGIYYASAPEVVPQCMIKSLPLGRTSGQFVPPYQEPFIPQSECPSKRNQLNSQAFRSGDYAITRNLFVIVKQNGQTDQQAGVAYANWLLTPQSQELIEKAGFVRIK from the coding sequence ATGTCTCAGAAAAACGAAACACTTAGCCTTTTCTTAGCTGCTATCATCACCATTGGCTTAATCTTTAGTGGCTTATGGTTTTTTATGGAACGGTGGGCGCAATTAAATGGAACTGTTCCTAAACCTTCGGAGAGTAGCAATACAGATAATTCCACAAAACAGTTTGTCAATAAATGTAACGTGTCAAATCTCCCAGAGGGAACATTCAACTATGGTGGTAGCACAACCTGGGCACCCATCCGTAAAGACGTAGACTCCGTACTAAAAAGCCTGTGCCCTCAATTTAATTTACGCTATACTCAACCCGCTTCCGGTCAACCAGGATCTGGAACTGGCATTAGGATGTTGATAGATAATCAACTAGCTTTTTCTCAATCTTCTCGCTCAGTCAAAGCTGAAGAAAATGCCGAAGCTAAACAAAAAGGATTTAATTTGAAAGAAATTTCGGTGGGGATTGATGGAATTGCGATCGCAGTTAACTACAATCTCAATATCCCTGGTTTAACTGTCGCCCAACTCAAAGATATCTACACGGGCAAAATTACTAATTGGCAACAGGTGAGTGGGCCAAATTTACCAATTACAGTCTACTCTCGCAGTCAAGAAGCTGGGGGAACAGTCGAGTTCTTTGTAGAAAATGTTTTAAATAAAGAGAATTTTGGTAATAACGTTAATTACATTAGTACCACCACAGAAGCAGTACGAAAAGTAGCTGCAACTCCTGGTGGAATTTACTATGCTTCTGCCCCAGAGGTTGTACCTCAGTGTATGATTAAATCCCTACCACTAGGGCGGACAAGCGGTCAATTTGTGCCACCCTACCAAGAACCCTTTATACCTCAGTCTGAATGTCCTAGTAAGCGTAATCAGTTGAATAGTCAGGCATTTCGTAGTGGAGACTATGCAATTACCCGCAATTTATTTGTAATAGTTAAACAGAATGGTCAAACAGATCAGCAAGCAGGCGTTGCTTATGCAAATTGGCTGCTGACACCTCAGAGTCAAGAACTGATCGAAAAGGCTGGATTTGTCAGAATTAAATGA